One region of Candidatus Parvarchaeota archaeon genomic DNA includes:
- a CDS encoding transketolase family protein codes for MKGKFEPTLIPDLLKPAEFLATRDGAGKALVESGEKDRNLFVLTADVSESVRTHWFAQKFPDRFIDVGVAEQSLAGTASGLAAAGKTAVIAAYAVFSPGRNWDQIRVSVCYNNVDVKIIGSHTGLTVGPDGATHQALEDIAITRVLPNLKVIVPADFLEARKAMLAAIRERGPFYIRVTRDKAPVFTTQETRFEIGKMNVLKDGKDIAIIGCGTVVYDCLKAAVELEEQGVDAAVVNCHTIKPLDSGTLVDIAKKTGLVLTVEEHQIDGGLGSAVAQCLAGAHPCRVVRHGIKDMFGESGDSKDLLKKYKLDAAGIKEMALAAMKEK; via the coding sequence ATGAAAGGCAAGTTTGAACCGACGCTTATTCCTGATTTGCTCAAGCCTGCCGAGTTTTTGGCAACGCGCGACGGGGCCGGCAAGGCGCTTGTAGAGTCGGGAGAAAAGGACAGGAACTTATTCGTGCTTACGGCAGACGTCTCCGAGTCAGTGCGCACGCACTGGTTTGCACAAAAATTCCCCGACAGGTTCATTGATGTCGGAGTCGCGGAGCAAAGCCTTGCTGGAACAGCATCAGGGCTTGCCGCAGCAGGCAAGACTGCGGTGATTGCGGCTTATGCGGTTTTTTCCCCTGGCAGAAACTGGGACCAGATACGCGTGAGTGTCTGCTACAACAACGTGGATGTAAAGATAATCGGCTCGCACACTGGGCTTACAGTCGGGCCTGACGGGGCGACGCACCAGGCGCTTGAGGACATTGCAATAACGCGCGTGCTTCCAAACCTCAAAGTCATCGTGCCTGCGGACTTTCTTGAGGCAAGAAAGGCGATGCTTGCCGCAATAAGGGAAAGGGGGCCGTTTTACATCAGGGTTACGCGCGACAAGGCGCCTGTTTTCACAACGCAGGAAACGCGGTTTGAAATAGGGAAGATGAATGTGCTCAAAGACGGCAAGGACATTGCTATAATAGGGTGCGGCACTGTAGTTTACGACTGCCTGAAGGCGGCAGTCGAGCTTGAGGAACAGGGGGTTGACGCTGCGGTGGTGAACTGCCACACAATCAAGCCGCTTGATTCTGGCACGCTTGTGGATATTGCAAAAAAAACAGGGCTTGTGCTTACTGTCGAGGAGCACCAGATTGACGGAGGGCTTGGAAGCGCTGTTGCACAGTGCCTGGCCGGTGCGCACCCGTGCAGGGTTGTGCGCCATGGGATTAAGGATATGTTTGGCGAGTCAGGGGATTCAAAAGACTTGCTTAAAAAATACAAGCTGGATGCGGCAGGGATTAAGGAAATGGCACTAGCCGCAATGAAGGAAAAATAA
- a CDS encoding transketolase, which translates to MIDMKKLQLIANSVRKDIIEMLLEAKSGHTAGPLGMADIFTALYFNVVYHDPKNPLWEERDRVVLSNGHICPVLYAVLAQCGYFPREELRTLRKIGSRLQGHPHRGTLPGIENSSGPLGQGLSQAVGMAIAGKADKKRWRVYAMLSDGEHNEGSTWESVMLASKYRLGNLVATIDRNNIQIDGMTETVMPLEPFAEKYRAFGWHVIDVDGHNVKKIIDAYEEAKAVYEKPTVIIAHTIPGKPIPFMEFDHEWHGKPPNAAEAAAALEFLCNEKSMIERDEQ; encoded by the coding sequence ATCATTGACATGAAAAAGCTGCAGCTTATTGCAAACTCCGTAAGAAAAGACATAATTGAGATGCTGCTTGAGGCAAAGTCCGGGCACACGGCCGGTCCGCTTGGCATGGCCGACATATTCACCGCACTATATTTCAATGTGGTTTACCATGACCCGAAAAATCCGCTTTGGGAAGAGCGGGACAGGGTGGTGCTTTCAAACGGGCACATCTGCCCGGTGCTCTATGCAGTGCTTGCGCAGTGCGGCTACTTTCCAAGAGAAGAGCTTCGCACGTTAAGAAAAATAGGCTCAAGGCTGCAGGGGCATCCGCACAGGGGCACCTTGCCTGGAATTGAAAATTCCTCCGGGCCTCTTGGCCAGGGCCTCTCGCAGGCTGTTGGAATGGCAATTGCAGGCAAAGCCGATAAAAAACGGTGGCGGGTTTATGCCATGCTTTCAGACGGAGAGCACAACGAAGGCTCTACCTGGGAGTCAGTCATGCTTGCATCAAAGTACAGGCTTGGCAACCTTGTTGCGACAATTGACAGGAACAACATCCAGATTGACGGGATGACTGAAACGGTCATGCCACTTGAGCCTTTTGCCGAAAAATACAGGGCGTTTGGCTGGCATGTAATTGACGTTGACGGCCACAACGTGAAAAAAATAATTGACGCTTATGAGGAGGCAAAGGCGGTATATGAAAAGCCCACCGTCATCATTGCGCACACAATACCCGGAAAACCGATACCTTTTATGGAGTTTGACCATGAGTGGCACGGAAAGCCCCCAAATGCAGCCGAGGCTGCAGCGGCACTTGAGTTTCTCTGCAATGAAAAAAGCATGATTGAAAGGGACGAACAGTAG